In a single window of the Papaver somniferum cultivar HN1 chromosome 8, ASM357369v1, whole genome shotgun sequence genome:
- the LOC113305744 gene encoding uncharacterized protein LOC113305744 translates to MQQKMKAIEDVILPTDDNEAQGKSLWRNVSRLVLDVQNFTTSKMARVNKQAAMADMIHEGRWTGVFKHSLNVNENLGWDLLTRDLGVVPVLTDGEDQVQIMDKFSTKTCYEVLVGNMEDCTFSKLLWMNSIPPKVTFMLWDAFNHSLPTRGMLHHRGVEIPSSACVMYGAMDESADHLFLHCQTTFEVWDYFIKAFHISWPLSGTVLRLFQAWDNNILSGRCKEIWNIFHYALFWIIWEERNIRAFWGRNKSVYELIMHIKQTLVLWSCDKDTFKFIDSVQILHNWEAIIHM, encoded by the exons ATGCAACAGAAGATGAAAGCTATTGAAGATGTGATACTGCCAACTGATGATAATGAAGCTCAAGGCAAAAGCTTATGGAGAAATGTTTCAAGATTGGTTCTAGACGTTCAAAATTTTACGACTTCCAAGATGG CGCGTGTTAATAAGCAAGCCGCAATGGCTGACATGATTCATGAAGGAAGATGGACTGGTGTTTTTAAACATTCACTTAATGTAAATGAAAATCTTGGATGGGATCTTTTAACAAGAGATTTGGGAGTTGTCCCTGTTTTGACTGATGGGGAAGATCAGGTGCAGATTATGGATAAATTCTCAACAAAAACTTGCTATGAAGTTCTGGTTGGAAATATGGAAGATTGCACTTTCAGCAAGTTATTGTGGATGAACTCAATTCCTCCTAAAGTAACTTTTATGTTGTGGGATGCTTTCAATCATTCTTTACCTACAAGAGGTATGTTGCATCACAGAGGAGTAGAAATTCCTAGTTCTGCATGTGTGATGTATGGTGCGATGGACGAGTCTGCAGATCACCTTTTCTTACACTGTCAAACTACTTTTGAAGTATGGGATTACTTCATTAAGGCCTTCCATATTTCTTGGCCTCTATCAGGTACAGTCCTTCGGTTGTTTCAAGCTTGGGATAACAACATTTTGTCAGGAAGGTGCAAGGAAATATGGAATATTTTCCATTACGCTTTGTTTTGGATCATTTGGGAAGAAAGGAATATTAGAGCATTTTGGGGAAGGAATAAGTCTGTGTATGAGCTTATTATGCATATCAAGCAGACTTTGGTCTTATGGAGTTGTGATAAAGATACTTTTAAATTCATTGACAGTGTGCAAATATTGCATAACTGGGAAGCGATCATTCATATGTAA
- the LOC113301378 gene encoding uncharacterized protein LOC113301378 produces the protein MMKGLDPSQSQSLESSLRSGKGITGSSREEPQRRFIQLERKSFSMEEDFVGAVEVIKITERGYGVFSSWLEVDNKMISWMTPILVSISKGESGKVKWSERLGEDVYLMHLQSNDAGEYLRLSRFRKDGESKKFSICFPGGENREDWSMLAEVMETFLHRKPSNPVATLQDVTSFPQLSNKEERKWGGVW, from the coding sequence ATGATGAAGGGATTAGATCCATCTCAATCCCAGTCTTTGGAGAGTTCTTTGAGATCAGGAAAAGGTATCACTGGTTCTTCTCGTGAAGAACCTCAAAGAAGATTTATCCAACTGGAGAGAAAATCTTTTTCAATGGAGGAAGATTTTGTCGGTGCTGTCGAGGTTATCAAGATCACAGAAAGAGGTTATGGGGTTTTTAGTTCTTGGTTAGAAGTTGACAATAAGATGATATCTTGGATGACTCCAATCCTAGTTTCAATCTCTAAGGGCGAATCTGGGAAAGTGAAATGGTCTGAGAGACTTGGTGAAGATGTTTATTTGATGCATCTTCAAAGCAATGATGCAGGAGAATACCTAAGATTATCTAGGTTTCGGAAAGATGGTGAAAGCAAGAAGTTTAGTATATGTTTTCCTGGAGGTGAAAACCGAGAGGATTGGTCCATGTTGGCTGAAGTAATGGAGACTTTTCTTCATAGGAAACCTTCCAATCCAGTGGCTACTTTACAAGATGTTACGAGTTTTCCTCAGTTAAGCAACAAGGAGGAACGAAAATGGGGTGGGGTCTGGTGA
- the LOC113305745 gene encoding F-box protein At4g09920-like, whose product MGEDRISILPVDLLHHILSLVPAKCATPTCILSKIWKYVSNSIPTLDLRKWKTQKPFREEGNMETKSFKKFLDTVLFLHEKPSIQKFYLDLDEDFDKSQVSRWISNIIKCKVEEFYLHMIYSRIFCTIPLSFFTCDSLTLLDLRCNKDGVGKFIIPNNPNTVYFPKLEILWLQSLQFLYEITSTRKFFSNCPILEELSLNGCEMSERLCIANPTLKHLAITHCRLLESTVEIYAPKLLTISYIAEPAEDYILSSFPSLVEANIKIDLKDFSQYDHPIEVFVKIFEKLSSAKFLRICADSFLSVKITCVEDDDCWSLDPRRSPPHLKVIKFKNFEGQSMELNVIKLFLKYVRFIEGVTIVASLRLSEDHLEQNIFMKQLLMLLKPPNCMVKFLTRSEDT is encoded by the exons ATGGGAGAGGATAGGATAAGCATTTTACCTGTTGATCTGTTGCACCATATTCTTTCACTGGTACCAGCTAAATGTGCTACGCCTACTTGCATTTTGTCCAAAATATGGAAGTATGTGTCCAACTCTATCCCTACCCTTGATTTACGTAAATGGAAAACTCAAAAACCTTTTAGGGAGGAAGGAAATATGGAAACCAAATCGTTCAAAAAATTTCTGGACACGGTACTGTTTCTCCATGAAAAGCCTAGTATCCAGAAATTCTATCTTGATTTGGATGAGGATTTTGACAAATCTCAAGTTTCTAGATGGATCAGTAATATCATTAAATGTAAAGTTGAAGAATTTTATCTTCACATGATATATTCGAGGATATTCTGCACAATTCCTCTGTCATTTTTTACTTGTGATTCGTTGACACTGCTGGATTTACGTTGCAACAAAGATGGTGTTGGAAAGTTCATTATTCCAAATAATCCAAACacagtttattttccaaagctcgAGATCCTTTGGCTCCAGTCTCTTCAGTTTCTGTATGAAATAACCTCGACAAGAAAATTCTTTTCGAACTGCCCCATCCTTGAAGAGTTGAGTTTGAATGGTTGTGAGATGTCCGAGCGGTTATGCATTGCAAACCCCACACTGAAGCACTTGGCCATTACTCACTGTAGATTACTAGAGTCTACGGTGGAGATTTATGCTCCTAAGCTATTGACCATTAGCTACATAGCAGAGCCAGCAGAAGACTATATCCTCAGTAGCTTTCCGTCACTAGTCGAGGCCAATATTAAAATTGATTTGAAGGATTTCAGCCAATACGACCACCCAATCGAAGTATTTGTCAAGATTTTTGAAAAGCTTTCAAGTGCAAAGTTCCTTAGAATCTGTGCTGACTCATTTCTG AGTGTTAAAATCACTTGCGTAGAGGATGATGATTGTTGGTCACTTGATCCTAGACGTTCGCCACCGCACCTCAAGGtaatcaaattcaaaaatttcGAAGGGCAATCAATGGAGCTAAATGTAATTAAACTCTTTCTGAAGTATGTCCGATTTATTGAGGGTGTTACCATTGTAGCTTCTCTAAGGCTCTCCGAAGACCATTTGGAACAAAACATTTTTATGAAGCAGCTTCTAATGTTACTGAAACCCCCAAATTGTATGGTTAAGTTCTTGACAAGATCTGAAGACACTTAA